The Acidobacteriota bacterium DNA window CACCGCCGAGAGGAAGCCCGCCTCGGCCCAGGAGACCAGCCCGGAAGCGCCGACGATGTCACTCAGCCTCATTTCAGTCGGTTCCCGCGGCCTGGGTGCCGGCGGCGGGCTCCTTCTTGATATCGGTACCGAGACGTTGGAGGTAGGCGATCAGGGCGACAATTTTCTTGTTCTCGAGCCCCTCGGACTCTCCCTGCTCGACCAGGCCGTCGGCGATCCCCTTGGCCTGGGCCCGGGCGTAGTCGATCGAGCGATCCACCTCGCTCTGGTCGTAGGGCACCCCGAGCCGCTTCATCGCCGTCATGTACTTGGGGATGTTCTCGTAGTTCAGGTCTTCCGTCAGCAGCCACGGGAAGGGCGGCATGATCGATCGGGGAGTGATCGACTCGGGGTCCTTCATGTGCCGCAGGTGCCACAGGTCGGGATACTTGCCCCCCACCCGATGCAGGTCGGGTCCGATGCGGCGCGAGCCCCACTGGAAGGGGTGGTCGTAGACGAATTCGCCGGGCTTGCTGTACTCGCCGTAGCGCTCGGTTTCAGCCCGGATCGGCCGCACCATCTGCGAGTGGCAGTTGTAGCAGCCCTCGGAGATGTAGATCTCGCGGCCGGCCAGCTCCAGCGGCGTGTAGGGCTGGACGCTGGAGATGGTGGGCACGTTGGACTTGATCAGGAAGGTGGGAATGATCTCGAAGAGCGATGCCGCGATCACGGTCACGGCGACCATCACGGAAAAGAAGAACGGGAGCGACTCCCACTTCGCATGCCAGCGGGCCTTCATGAAGTACTCGAGGCGGTAGGCCACGTTGGCCACGTGGGCGCCGCTGGCCTCGAGATCGGAAGGCGAGTCCACCGTGGGCTTGAAATCGCGGGCCAGGGCGGGCGCCTGGTGCACCGTCTCTTCGTAGGTCGCCGGCCGGCGGCGCCAGGTCATCAGCAGATTCCAGGCGCAGAGGAGGGTCCCGGTGATGTAGAGGCTGCCGCCGACGACCCGCGCCCAGTACATGGGCATCAGTTTCTGGGTCGTCTCGACGAAATCGGGATACGCCAGCCGGCCGGCCTCGTCGAAGGTCAGCCACATCAGACCCTGGGTCAGGCCGGCGGCGTAGATCGGGACGATGTAGAGCAGGATCCCGATCGTGCCGATCCAGAAATGCACCTCGGAGAGTTTCTTGCTCCACAGCTCGGCCTGGAAGATGCGCGGCGCCAGCCAGTAGAGCATGCCGAAGATCAGGAAACCGACCCAACCCAGCGCCCCCGCGTGAACGTGGGCGATGGTCCAGTCCGTGTAGTGGGAAAGATAGTTGACCTTTTTGATCGACAGCAGCGGCCCTTCGAAGGTCGACATGCCGTAGAAGGTCACGGCCACGACGAAAAACTTGAGAATCGGGTCCTCGGCCACCTTGTGCCACGCCCCTCGCAGGGTCAGCAGGCCGTTGAGCATGCCGCCCCAGGAGGGCATCCAGAGCATCACGGAAAAGAGCATCCCCAGGGTCGAGGCCCACTCCGGCAGGGCCGTGTAGTGCAGGTGATGGGGGCCGGCCCAGATGTAGATGAAGATCAGGGTCCAGAAGTGGAGGATCGAGAGCTTGTAGGAGAAGACCGGTCGATTCGCCGCCTTGGGCATGTAGTAGTACATCAAACCCAGGAAAGGCGTGGTGAGCAGGAAACCCACGGCGTTGTGGCCGTACCACCACTGCATGAAGGCGTCCTGCACGCCGGCGTAGATCGAATAGCTGTCGGTCAGCGTGGCGGGAACCCAGAGGTTGTTGAAGATGTGGAGAATGGCGATGGTGATGATCGTCGCCAGGTAGAACCAGATCGCCACGTAAAGGTGCCGCTCGCGGCGTATCTTCAGGGTCATGAAGACGTTCAGCGCGAAGACGACCCAGATCAGCGTGATCGCGATGTCGATCGGCCATTCCAGCTCGGCGTACTCCCGGCTCTGGGTGATGCCCAGCGGCAGGGTGATGGCCGCGGCCACGATGATCAACTGCCAGCCCCAGAAGTTGAGTTGACTCAGCAGCCCGCTCCACATGCGGGTCTTGAGCAGTCGCTGGAGCGAGTAATAGACCCCCGCGAAGATCGCGTTGCCGGCGAAGGCGAAGATGACGGCGTTGGTGTGCAGGGGCCGCAGCCGTCCGAAGGTGATCCAGGGGATCTTGAAATTGAACAGCGGATCGGCGAGCTGGAGAGCCGCGAGCAGCCCCGCCAACATCCCGACGATGCCCCAGACGACGGTAGCCAACACGAACTTCCGCACGACCTTGTCGTCGTAGACGAATTGCTCCATCTGTGCGTTCATCGTAGCTCCATCTCAGCCCGCTTCCGGGTCCAACAGCCCTTCCCGTCGCAGCCCGCGACTGCCGAGAGCCCGGGCGACCTGCTCCTCGGCTTCGATCAGGGTCCCGGGAACGAAAACCAGGTCCGCATCAGCCGCAACGGTGATCTGTACCGGTGATTCCGCGTCGAGTTCGGTCGGAAGCTGCAAGAGCACGGCAGCGCCCTCCGGGGCGACGATCTCGCGGCGGAGTGCCTGCTCTCCTTCACCGCCTTCGAGCCGGACACTGCCCGCGAGGAGAACGAAGACCCCTCCGGGCCGGTGCCCCCGATAGAGCAGGACCTGTCCCGCTGGACGAAGCCCCCGGATCACATCCTGCCATCCGAGAAGCCGTCGCACTGGCTCCGGAACAGACCCCACTGTCTCTCTCCCGCTGCATCTCAACCCGGGCCGCGGCTCATCCCGGCTGCAGCCCGCGATGGAGTCTACGGGAGACCCTTGACGCGGCCCTTGATGCGGATCAGAGTAGCGCTTGATCTGCGTCAAGATCGAGGCCCGAGGCTGCTATGGGATGCCGCAATCGATGACGACCCCCGAACAGCCCAACCCGGGGAGCCGAAGCGCCCACTCCCGGCAGGCCAACTGCTTTTCCTGCCAGATCAAGGACCGGACCGAGTGGTGCGCCCTGAGCGAGGACGAACTGCGCGAGGTCAACCGCTCCAAGGTCTGCAACTCCTACGAGCCGGGACAGGTGATCTTCTACCAGGGAAACCCCTGCCTGGGCATCCACTGCATCGAAGAAGGCACCGTGGCGCTGCGGAAGTTCGACGAACGGGGCAACACTTTGCTGGCGCGCCTCTTCCACGCGGGCGACACCCTGGGCTACCTGGCCTACTTCTCGTCCCAGGGCTACAGCGGAACCGCCGAAGCCCTGACGCCGTGCCGGATCTGCTTCGTGGACCGGGCCGCCATCCGCAACCTGCTCGAGCGCAACCCGGCGCTGGGGGTGCGCTTTCTCGGCCGCATCGCGGACAACCTGCGGGAGGCCGAGGACTCCAAGCTGCGCATCGTCGCCGTTCCCCTCAGGGCGCGGGTCGCCCATCTGCTGCTCGCCCTGAGGGACCGCTTCGCCACGGTGGCGGAGGACGGCTCGCTGACCATCGAACTGCCGCTCTCGCGGATGGACATGGCGGCCATGGTGGGAGCCCGCCCCGAGAGCATTTCCCGGGTGATCCGCCACTTCGAGAACAACGGCATCGCGGCGTTCAACGGTCGCACGGTGAGGATTCCCGACCTGGACCTGCTCCTCGACATCTGCGAGGAAGCAGGGCAGCCCTGACCCCGTGCGCACCCCGGGCCCGGCCCGGCTGGGCCTGCTGGCCGCAGCCCTGCTCTTCTCCACCGGGGGGGCCGCCATCAAGGCCTGCTCCCTGAGCGCCTGGCAGGTGGCTTCCGGCCGCTCGGCCCTGGCCTTCCTGGCCCTGGTCCTGCTGGTCCCCGCCTCTCGGCGACACTGGACCCGGCCGACCCTGATGGTGGGAGCCGCCTACGCGGCGACGATGATCCTCTACGTGGTGGGCAACAAGCTGACCACCGCCGCCAACACGATCTTTCTCCAGGCCACCGCCCCCCTGCATGTCCTGCTCCTGGGCCCCTGGCTGCTGGGGGAGCGCAGCCGGCGCCGGGATCTGCTGCTGATGGCAGCCGTCGCCACGGGCATGGCGTTGTTCTTCGTCGGCGGCGAAGCCCCCCAGGCCACCGCCCCCAACCCCCGCCTGGGCAACCTGGCGGCCCTCGCCGCCGGCCTGTGCTGGGGGCTGACCCTGATCGGCCTGCGCCGCCTGGGGCGCGACGCAGGCTCCGGCTCCGCCCCGGGGGCCGTGGCCGCCGGCAACCTGGTCGCCTGCCTGGTCACCTTGCCCCTGTGGGGCGCCCCCACGGCGATCGCCACCGGGGACCTGCTCCTGTTGCTCTACCTGGGGGTCTTCCAGATCGGCCTGGCGTACGTCTTTCTGACCCGGGCGATGCGGGTCCTGCCGGCCCTCGAGGCGTCTTTGCTGCTGCTCGCCGAGCCGGTGATCAACCCGCTGTGGGCGCTGCTGTTCCAGGGGGAAATCCCCGGTTCCTGGTCCCTGCTGGGGGGCGGCGTGATCCTGACGGCGGTGGCGGTCCACTCCCTGTCGGCCGGGGCGGCTTCGCCGGGCGACTGAAGTTCCGTCATAATCGAAAGTACCATGAACACTCCGGCCGGCCAGAGCGCCCCCGTTCCGTTCCCGGAACCTCTCGACGATGGACCTGTGGACCACGAGCGGCTGGCCGCTGCCCTGGAGCGGGGCCTGAGGCAGCGGCTGAGCCGGGAGTTCGCGCCCGGCCCCGCCTGCTCCCGCCTGGCGCACCTCGAAGCCCAGCGTCAGATCCTCGCCGCCTGCTGCGAACGGCTCGAACAGGAGATCGTTCACCTGCGCGACGCGGACCTCCCGGAAGAGGCCACCCGGCTGGAGCACGGCCTGCAACAGGCCCGGGACACTCGCACCAAACTCCTCGAACAATGCCGCAAGCTCGAAGCCGAGCTCGCCGGCGCCAAGGATCCCCCCCGTTTCGCCGCCCTGCGCGAGACCGTCGAGAAGGCCTCCACCCCGGAGACGATCCGGGCGCGCGCCAACGAGTGCCTCCAGGCCATCGGGCGCATCGGTGTGCCCGGCATTCGCTTTCTCTGGCGGGAACTCGCAACCGTGGCCGAGCGCGGAGGCCACCCCCTGACCGCCGACCTGGTTCGACGCTTCGAGGAGGCGGTGGCCGCGGCCGAGATCCACCACCAGCGCATCGAAACTCTTCGCCGCAGCCGGCAGAGCGAGCCGACTATCGCCCTGCTGCGGGAACAGGCCCGGGCCCTGCTCAAACAGGCGCCGCAGATGAGCCTCGAGGAACTTCGCGACCACCTGACGTCCATCGCCGGCCGCCTCAAGGCGATCCAGGAAGAGGCGACCCCGGTGGGCCGCCAGGCGGACCTGCTCAAACAGACCTTCGGCATCCTGACCCGCATCAGCAAGGACTACCAGCCCGGCTGGACCCCTCTGCTCGACCCGAAGCGGAAGGGCGAGGACTGGCGCGCCTACGCCCGCCAGGCGGACCTGCGCATCGAGGCCCGGCGGGCCGCGCAGCGCGCCGCGCAGCAGGCCGCCGAACAGGAGCAGAAAAGGGAGGCTCTCGAACGCTTGCGGGAGTTCGAGCGACAGATCGTGCTCGACGAGAGCCTCGAGCGGCTGCGCACGGCCATCTACCATCTCGACGGCCTGCCCCGTGTGGCGGGCACCGAAACCATCGCGGCCGAGTTTCTCGCCGAGGCCCGGCTGCAGGCCGAGATCGCCCTGCGCGCCGCCGGCGGGCCGGAAGACATCGAACGCCTGAACCGGGTGCTCGGCGAGCGGCGGGAAGAGATCTGCTCGGGACGGGTCTTCCGCCCCCTGCGCCGGTCCTGGAGCGAGCCGGCCCCCGCCGCATCGCTGGACACCCTCGACGCGGCCGAGAACCCGGAAGTCCAGGTCGTGGTCGAGAGCCTGGCCAGACCCTGGCCGCCGGAGATCGAAGCCTGTCGCAACGCCGGGAAGCACGAACGCGTCCTGCTGGTCGGCGGTCGTCCCAGCCCGCGCCGGGAGAAACTCTTCCAGGAGTTCTTCGGCTGGAGCACCGTGGAGTGGCAGGAGAGCTACCGCGACCACCAGGCCGATTACGCGACCCTTCGACGCCGCATCGCCGCCGATCGCTTCGACCGGGTGATCGTGCTCGGCCGTTACTGCGGGCACGACGTCAGCACGTCACTCAGCGGGTCGTGCCGCACTCACGGGGTGAGCTATCACGTGCACCCCGGCGGCCTGTCCGTCGCATCGCTGGCCACGTTCATCTACGGCGCCTGACCCCCACCGGAACGGCGGGCGGCTCCGATCTGCGCCGCCCTGTCCCGCCCCCTGCCGGCGGGCGGCTCCGCGGTTGACACCCCCGGGAAAAACAGTACCATTAATCTCGAGTAGTTGAGACGGGTTCGCAACAAGAACCTCTCCCGCGAACCCAGGGAGCCGGCGCGATGCCTACCTTGGACACGTTGCGTCCCGACAGCCTTTGCCGCGTCACCCACATCCTCGGAGAACATGCCGTCTCGCAGCGGCTGATGGAGATGGGCCTGATCGAGGGGTCCACGGTGGAGGTCGTCCGCTTCGCCCCCCTCGGCGATCCGATGGAAGTTTCGCTCCACGGCTACAGCCTTTCCCTGAGAAAGTCCGAGGCTTCCCTGGTGGAAGTCGAGCAGTGCGGCTAGCAGAGGCCGAGACGACGGTCGCCCTCGTCGGCAATCCCAACACCGGAAAAACGACTCTCTTCAACGCCCTGACCGGGCTCAGCCATCGGGTGGGCAACTACCCCGGCGTGACGGTGGAACACAAGCAGGGCCGCTTCGAACTCGGGCGCCGCAGCGTGCGCCTGGTCGATCTGCCCGGCACCTACTCGCTGGCGGCGCGCTCCAGGGACGAGATGGTGGCCGTCGACGCCCTCCTCGGTCACGGACTGGTGGACGAGGCTCCCGACGCGATCATCGCCATCATCGACGCCACCAATCTGCCGCGGAATCTCTACCTGGTGTCCCAACTGCTCGAGCTGAACCGGCCGCTGGTCCTCGCCCTGAACATGAGCGACCGGGCCCGCGCCCAGGGTATCGAGATCGATCACGCCGGCCTGGGCGCCTACCTGGGTGTTCCGGTGGTGCCCATCGCCGCGGATCGCAACGAGGGGCTGGAGACGCTGCAGGAAGCGCTCGAAAAAGCCATCTCCCGGGGCGCGCCGCGACCCGGCGGCCGCGCCGATCTGCCCGCATCCCTGCTCGAAGGCGTGGACAAGGTCCATCGCCGACTCGAAGAGGCGAGCGGAAAGCTCGGCTGGACGCCTTGCCGGGCCGAGGCGCTGCGCTGCCTGGTGGATGTGGGCGGCGAGTTCGAGCGGCGCTTCGGCGAACGTCTCGGTGACGCCTTCCGACATGCCGTGACCGCGGCCCGGGAGGAGATGCCGGGCTCCCGCACACCCGCCAGCGCCGAAGCCCATGCCCGCTACGCCTGGATCGACGACCTGGTGCGCCGCTTCGTGCGCCGCCCCAAGCCGGACAAGACCCCGCTGACCCGGCGCATCGACGCCCTGCTGACCCATCGCCTGTGGGGCAGCGGCGCGTTGCTGCTGATCCTGGCCGGGGTTTTCCAGGCCATCTATTCCTGGTCGGCCCCGCTGATGACCGTCATCGAAGTCGCCGTCGACCAGCTGGGAGTCGGGGTCGAGGCCCTGCTGCCGGCCGGCCCCCTGCGCAGCCTGGTGGTCGACGGTGTGCTCGGCGGCGTGGGCGGCGTGGTGGTCTTTCTGCCCCAGATCCTCGTCCTGGTCTTCTTCATCACGTTGCTCGAGGACTGCGGCTACATGGCCCGTGCGGCCTTTCTCGCCGACCGGCTGCTGGTGCGCCTCGGCCTGTCGGGAAAGTCGGTGATACCGCTGCTGTCGAGCTTCGCCTGCGCCGTACCGGGGATCATGGCCGCCCGCACCATCGACTCGCGGAAGGACCGGCTGGCGACGATTCTCGTCGCCCCGCTGATGAGCTGCTCGGCACGGCTGCCGGTGTACGTCCTCTTCATCGGCGCCTTCGTCCCCGACCGACGCTGGCTGGGCGGCTGGATCGGCCTCCAGGGGCTGGTCCTGCTCGGCGCCCACCTGATCGGCGTGGTGGTGGCCGCCGGTGTGCTGCTGATCTTCAAGCACACCCTCTTCCGCGGGCCGTCGGCGCCCTTCCTGATGGAACTGCCCCCCTACCGGGTGCCCCACTGGCGCAACGTGGCCTCCCGCCTGCTGGACCAGGGCCGCGCGTTCCTGGTTCGCGCCGGCTCGGTGATCTTCGCCGTGGCGGTCCTGATCTGGGGACTGAGCTACTTTCCCCACCCCGCCTCGATCCACGAGCACTACGAGCAGGCCCGCGCCGCCGCCGCCTCGCCCGAGGACAGCGCCCGTCTCGACCGGGAGGAGGCCGGCGCCTATCTCCGCGCCAGCCTGCTGGGCCAGGCCGGACAGCTGCTCGAGCCCCTGGTGCGCCACGCCGGCTGGGACTGGCGGATCGGCGTCGCCGTCGCCTCCTCCTTCGCCGCGCGGGAGGTGGTGATCGCCACCATGGGCACGATCTTCAACGTGGGTGACGACGCCACCGCCGAAGGCGGTGCCCTGCGCGAGGTGCTCGACCGGGCCCACTGGCCCGACGGCCGCCGCCTGTTCACCCTGCCGGTGGCCCTCTCCCTGGTGGTTTTCTTCGCCCTCTGCTGCCAGTGCGTGGCCACCCTGGCGGTGATCCGGCGGGAGACGGGCTCGTGGGGCTGGACCGCGCTGACCTTCAGCTACATGACGACACTGGCCTACCTGGCGGCGGTCATCGTCTACCAGGTCGCGCGCTGGATGGGGGCCTGAGATGCAGACGATCCTGTCCCTGGCCCTCGTCGTCGCCTCGGGCGCCTGGCTGGCCCGGCACTGGCTGCGCATCTGGCGCCGCCGGGCGGGAACGAACTGCGCCGGTTGCCCGAAAGCCGGGCGGCGGACGCACCCGATGTTGCGCGTCGTACCCGGGCAGCCGGCCGACGGGCCTCAGGCGCCGGGAATGCCGAAGGCCGGCCCGAAAGGCCTTTCCTCGGGCAGGGGGGGGTGACGGCGGGGATCGAACCCCACCACCGCCATCACTTCGCGGCGCGCGGTGCCGTCGAAGGGCAGGCCGAGCGCTTCGGGAAAGAGCGCCCGGGCCAGGACACGGGCCTCGGCTTCGAAGCCGGTCTCCCGGGCCAAGCCGACCCGGGTGAAGGCCTCCAGCCCCTGCGCCAGGGAAGCGGGCAGGCGGCCGGCCAGCTTCGCCAGGGCGTCGATGGCCGCCGCGTCAGGGTCGCGCTCCGATCCCCAGGTGGCGATCAGTTCCCCGTCGAAAAGCAGTTCGACCTGCCCGGCCACGATGGTCAACGCCAGGGACGACGACCCGTCGAGGCTCCAGGCTTGCAGCCAGCGACTCTCGTGGGTCCGGCCCCGCCCCTCGCCCTTGACCCGCAGGTCCACCCGCAACCGGACGGGATGCTCGCCGCCGCCGACGGTGAAGAGCACCCGCCGGCGCTGA harbors:
- the feoB gene encoding ferrous iron transport protein B — its product is MRLAEAETTVALVGNPNTGKTTLFNALTGLSHRVGNYPGVTVEHKQGRFELGRRSVRLVDLPGTYSLAARSRDEMVAVDALLGHGLVDEAPDAIIAIIDATNLPRNLYLVSQLLELNRPLVLALNMSDRARAQGIEIDHAGLGAYLGVPVVPIAADRNEGLETLQEALEKAISRGAPRPGGRADLPASLLEGVDKVHRRLEEASGKLGWTPCRAEALRCLVDVGGEFERRFGERLGDAFRHAVTAAREEMPGSRTPASAEAHARYAWIDDLVRRFVRRPKPDKTPLTRRIDALLTHRLWGSGALLLILAGVFQAIYSWSAPLMTVIEVAVDQLGVGVEALLPAGPLRSLVVDGVLGGVGGVVVFLPQILVLVFFITLLEDCGYMARAAFLADRLLVRLGLSGKSVIPLLSSFACAVPGIMAARTIDSRKDRLATILVAPLMSCSARLPVYVLFIGAFVPDRRWLGGWIGLQGLVLLGAHLIGVVVAAGVLLIFKHTLFRGPSAPFLMELPPYRVPHWRNVASRLLDQGRAFLVRAGSVIFAVAVLIWGLSYFPHPASIHEHYEQARAAAASPEDSARLDREEAGAYLRASLLGQAGQLLEPLVRHAGWDWRIGVAVASSFAAREVVIATMGTIFNVGDDATAEGGALREVLDRAHWPDGRRLFTLPVALSLVVFFALCCQCVATLAVIRRETGSWGWTALTFSYMTTLAYLAAVIVYQVARWMGA
- a CDS encoding ferrous iron transport protein A gives rise to the protein MPTLDTLRPDSLCRVTHILGEHAVSQRLMEMGLIEGSTVEVVRFAPLGDPMEVSLHGYSLSLRKSEASLVEVEQCG
- a CDS encoding Crp/Fnr family transcriptional regulator: MTTPEQPNPGSRSAHSRQANCFSCQIKDRTEWCALSEDELREVNRSKVCNSYEPGQVIFYQGNPCLGIHCIEEGTVALRKFDERGNTLLARLFHAGDTLGYLAYFSSQGYSGTAEALTPCRICFVDRAAIRNLLERNPALGVRFLGRIADNLREAEDSKLRIVAVPLRARVAHLLLALRDRFATVAEDGSLTIELPLSRMDMAAMVGARPESISRVIRHFENNGIAAFNGRTVRIPDLDLLLDICEEAGQP
- a CDS encoding DMT family transporter; protein product: MRTPGPARLGLLAAALLFSTGGAAIKACSLSAWQVASGRSALAFLALVLLVPASRRHWTRPTLMVGAAYAATMILYVVGNKLTTAANTIFLQATAPLHVLLLGPWLLGERSRRRDLLLMAAVATGMALFFVGGEAPQATAPNPRLGNLAALAAGLCWGLTLIGLRRLGRDAGSGSAPGAVAAGNLVACLVTLPLWGAPTAIATGDLLLLLYLGVFQIGLAYVFLTRAMRVLPALEASLLLLAEPVINPLWALLFQGEIPGSWSLLGGGVILTAVAVHSLSAGAASPGD
- the ccoN gene encoding cytochrome-c oxidase, cbb3-type subunit I; amino-acid sequence: MNAQMEQFVYDDKVVRKFVLATVVWGIVGMLAGLLAALQLADPLFNFKIPWITFGRLRPLHTNAVIFAFAGNAIFAGVYYSLQRLLKTRMWSGLLSQLNFWGWQLIIVAAAITLPLGITQSREYAELEWPIDIAITLIWVVFALNVFMTLKIRRERHLYVAIWFYLATIITIAILHIFNNLWVPATLTDSYSIYAGVQDAFMQWWYGHNAVGFLLTTPFLGLMYYYMPKAANRPVFSYKLSILHFWTLIFIYIWAGPHHLHYTALPEWASTLGMLFSVMLWMPSWGGMLNGLLTLRGAWHKVAEDPILKFFVVAVTFYGMSTFEGPLLSIKKVNYLSHYTDWTIAHVHAGALGWVGFLIFGMLYWLAPRIFQAELWSKKLSEVHFWIGTIGILLYIVPIYAAGLTQGLMWLTFDEAGRLAYPDFVETTQKLMPMYWARVVGGSLYITGTLLCAWNLLMTWRRRPATYEETVHQAPALARDFKPTVDSPSDLEASGAHVANVAYRLEYFMKARWHAKWESLPFFFSVMVAVTVIAASLFEIIPTFLIKSNVPTISSVQPYTPLELAGREIYISEGCYNCHSQMVRPIRAETERYGEYSKPGEFVYDHPFQWGSRRIGPDLHRVGGKYPDLWHLRHMKDPESITPRSIMPPFPWLLTEDLNYENIPKYMTAMKRLGVPYDQSEVDRSIDYARAQAKGIADGLVEQGESEGLENKKIVALIAYLQRLGTDIKKEPAAGTQAAGTD